Proteins encoded together in one Arvicanthis niloticus isolate mArvNil1 chromosome 7, mArvNil1.pat.X, whole genome shotgun sequence window:
- the LOC117712761 gene encoding prolyl-tRNA synthetase associated domain-containing protein 1, producing MAGSELRAALEQRLGALAIRTEVVEHPEVFTIEEMMPHIQHLKGAHSKNLFLKDKRKKNYWLVTVLHNRQINLNDLGKQLGVGSGNLRFADETAMLEKLKVGQGCATPLALFCDDGDVKFVLDSAFLEGGHEKVYFHPMTNAATMGLSPEDFLVFVKATGHDPIILNFD from the exons ATGGCAGGCTCGGAACTGAGAGCGGCGTTAGAGCAGAGGCTCGGCGCCCTCGCCATTCGCACGGAGGTCGTGGAGCATCCCGAG GTGTTTACAATAGAAGAAATGATGCCTCATATTCAACATTTGAAAGGAGCACATAGTAAGAACTTATTTCttaaagacaaaaggaagaaaaactattGGTTAGTCACAGTTCTTCATAATAGACAAATCAATTTAAATGATCTTGGCAAGCAGTTAGGAGTTGGGAGTGGAAATCTTCGATTTGCTGATGAAACAGCCATGCTAGAAAAACTAAAAGTTGGTCAAGGTTGTGCCACACCTTTGGCACTCTTCTGTGATGATGGAGATGTTAAATTTGTTTTGGATTCAGCTTTTCTGGAAGGTGGACATGAGAAAGTATACTTTCATCCAATGACTAATGCTGCAACCATGGGATTAAGTCCTGAAGACTTTCTTGTATTTGTGAAGGCTACAGGACATGATCCCATAATTCTAAACTTTGATTAA